The following proteins are encoded in a genomic region of Streptococcus gwangjuense:
- a CDS encoding zinc ribbon domain-containing protein YjdM, whose translation MNKLPNCPKCNSEYVYEDGALLVCPECAYEWNPAEVADVEEGLVAIDANGNKLADGDTVTLIKDLKVKGAPKDLKQGTRVKNIRIVEGDHNIDCKIDGFGAMKLKSEFVKKI comes from the coding sequence ATGAACAAGCTACCAAATTGCCCAAAATGTAACTCAGAGTATGTCTACGAAGACGGTGCCCTACTGGTTTGCCCAGAGTGTGCTTATGAGTGGAATCCTGCTGAAGTTGCAGATGTAGAAGAGGGCCTTGTTGCTATCGATGCCAACGGAAATAAATTGGCTGACGGTGATACAGTCACTCTCATCAAGGACTTAAAAGTAAAAGGTGCGCCAAAAGATTTGAAACAAGGGACGCGCGTGAAAAATATTCGCATCGTAGAAGGCGACCACAATATCGATTGTAAAATTGATGGTTTTGGTGCCATGAAACTCAAATCTGAGTTTGTGAAGAAAATTTAA
- a CDS encoding Pr6Pr family membrane protein, which produces MSKHYKLVFYSRIFLFLAAFTGVYLEIAKHGGFGMLLYYTVLSNLLVAIFTLYLLKVMSRLGEDWQRPSLLRLKGGVTMSIMITCVIYHFLLAPIATNFYTLENFLCHYIVPLWFLADTLFFDKQGQYKIWDPVVWTILPLLYMIFALFNGLVLKLDVPNSKVSPFPYFFLNVNKGWDVVFKWCLIIFVAYMVAGFIFYFIKQIKRKSS; this is translated from the coding sequence ATGTCAAAGCACTACAAACTTGTATTTTATAGCCGTATCTTCTTGTTTCTAGCGGCTTTTACGGGAGTTTATCTTGAAATCGCCAAGCATGGTGGCTTTGGGATGCTTCTCTACTATACGGTTCTGTCCAACCTTTTAGTCGCGATTTTTACGCTCTATCTCCTAAAGGTTATGAGCCGTTTAGGTGAAGACTGGCAAAGACCAAGTCTTTTGCGCTTAAAAGGTGGAGTCACCATGAGTATCATGATTACCTGTGTGATTTACCATTTCCTATTAGCGCCTATTGCAACTAATTTCTATACCCTAGAAAATTTCCTTTGCCACTATATCGTTCCCCTCTGGTTTTTAGCAGATACCCTCTTTTTTGACAAACAGGGTCAATACAAGATTTGGGATCCAGTTGTGTGGACGATTTTACCCTTGCTTTATATGATTTTTGCTCTTTTTAATGGCTTGGTACTGAAACTTGATGTTCCTAATTCTAAGGTCAGTCCCTTCCCTTACTTCTTTTTGAATGTGAACAAGGGGTGGGATGTCGTGTTCAAGTGGTGTCTGATTATCTTTGTTGCCTATATGGTGGCAGGATTTATCTTCTACTTTATCAAGCAAATCAAGAGAAAGTCATCCTAA
- a CDS encoding MFS transporter gives MKQFLERASILALSLVLITSFSISSALPAMFDYYQGYPKEQIELLASLPSFGIMIMLLLNGILEKIFPERLQISLGLLILSLSGTAPFWYQAYPFVFGTRILFGLGVGMINAKAISIISERYQGKTRIQMLGLRGSAEVVGASLITLAVGQLLAFGWTATFLAYSAGFLVLTLYLLFVPYGKEKKEVKKKEKEASRLTREMKGLIFILAIEAAVVVCTNTAITIRIPSLMVERGLGDVQLSSFVLSVMQLIGIVAGVSFSFLISIFKEKLLLWSGITFGLGQIVIALSPSLWVVVAGSILAGFAYSVALTTVFQLVSERIPAKLLNQATSFAVLGCSFGAFTTPFVLGAIGLLTQNGVLVFAILGSWLIITSIFVMYLLQKRA, from the coding sequence ATGAAACAATTTTTAGAACGGGCCAGTATTTTGGCTCTCTCCCTCGTTTTGATTACATCCTTTTCCATCTCGAGTGCCCTGCCAGCTATGTTTGACTATTATCAAGGCTACCCTAAGGAACAAATTGAGCTCTTGGCGAGCTTGCCTTCCTTCGGGATCATGATTATGTTACTACTAAATGGCATCTTAGAAAAAATATTTCCTGAGCGCTTACAGATTAGTTTGGGCTTGCTGATTTTATCACTGAGTGGAACAGCACCCTTTTGGTATCAAGCCTATCCCTTTGTCTTTGGAACACGGATTCTTTTTGGTTTGGGTGTTGGGATGATCAATGCTAAGGCCATTTCTATTATCAGTGAACGCTATCAAGGAAAAACGCGGATTCAGATGTTGGGGCTACGCGGTTCTGCAGAGGTTGTCGGAGCTTCTCTCATTACCTTGGCAGTCGGTCAGTTGTTGGCCTTTGGTTGGACAGCTACCTTCCTAGCCTATAGTGCTGGATTTTTGGTGCTGACCCTTTATCTGCTCTTTGTCCCTTATGGAAAGGAAAAGAAAGAAGTCAAGAAAAAGGAGAAGGAAGCAAGTCGCTTAACTCGGGAAATGAAAGGCTTGATTTTTATCCTAGCTATCGAAGCGGCAGTTGTAGTTTGTACCAATACGGCTATTACTATTCGTATTCCAAGTTTGATGGTGGAAAGAGGACTGGGAGATGTCCAGTTATCTAGTTTTGTTCTTAGTGTCATGCAGTTGATTGGGATTGTGGCTGGTGTGAGTTTTTCTTTCTTGATTTCTATCTTTAAAGAGAAACTGCTCCTCTGGTCTGGTATTACCTTCGGCTTAGGGCAAATCGTGATTGCCCTGTCTCCATCCTTGTGGGTGGTAGTGGCAGGAAGCATTCTTGCTGGTTTTGCCTACAGTGTAGCCTTGACGACGGTTTTTCAACTTGTCTCTGAACGAATTCCAGCTAAACTCCTCAATCAAGCAACTTCATTTGCAGTTTTAGGCTGTAGTTTCGGAGCCTTTACGACTCCATTCGTTCTAGGTGCAATTGGCTTACTAACACAAAATGGGGTGTTGGTCTTTGCTATCTTAGGATCTTGGTTGATTATCACCTCTATCTTTGTCATGTACTTACTTCAAAAGAGAGCTTAG
- the truA gene encoding tRNA pseudouridine(38-40) synthase TruA has product MTRYKATISYDGYAFTGFQRQPHSRSVQEEIEKTLTKLNKGQAITVHGAGRTDSGVHALGQVIHFDLPYQMDEEKLRFALDTQSPEDIDVISIELVTDDFHCRYAKHSKTYEFIVDRGRPKNPMRRYYATHFPYPLDVERMQMAIKKLEGTHDFTGFTASGTSVEDKVRTITEASLRVDETGQFLTFTFSGNGFLYKQIRNMVGTLLKIGNNRMPVEQIDLILEKKDRQLAGPTAAPNGLYLKEIRYEE; this is encoded by the coding sequence ATGACGAGATATAAAGCAACTATTTCCTATGATGGTTATGCCTTTACTGGTTTTCAGCGCCAGCCTCATTCACGTAGCGTTCAGGAAGAAATTGAAAAAACCTTGACTAAGTTAAATAAAGGGCAAGCCATTACTGTTCACGGTGCTGGTAGGACTGATAGTGGGGTTCATGCTTTGGGACAGGTTATTCATTTTGACCTACCTTATCAGATGGATGAGGAAAAGCTCCGTTTTGCTCTAGACACTCAGTCCCCTGAAGATATTGATGTGATTTCAATTGAGCTCGTGACGGATGATTTTCATTGTCGTTATGCCAAGCATAGCAAGACCTATGAGTTTATCGTAGACAGGGGCCGTCCCAAAAATCCTATGCGCCGTTACTATGCCACTCACTTTCCCTATCCACTCGATGTGGAACGGATGCAGATGGCAATCAAAAAGCTAGAGGGAACCCATGATTTTACCGGTTTTACAGCCTCTGGGACTAGTGTAGAGGATAAGGTTCGCACCATTACAGAAGCTAGTCTCAGGGTTGATGAGACAGGCCAGTTTTTGACCTTTACCTTTTCAGGAAATGGTTTCTTGTATAAGCAGATTCGCAATATGGTGGGGACACTGCTCAAAATCGGAAATAATCGTATGCCAGTGGAGCAGATTGACCTCATCTTGGAGAAAAAGGACAGGCAACTTGCAGGTCCCACTGCAGCACCAAATGGTTTGTATTTAAAGGAGATTCGTTATGAAGAATAA
- a CDS encoding bifunctional hydroxymethylpyrimidine kinase/phosphomethylpyrimidine kinase has product MKNNRILALSGNDIFSGGGLSADLATYTLNGLHGFVAVTCLTALTEKGFEVFPTDDIIFQHELDSLRDVEFGGIKIGLLPTVSVAEKALDFIKQRPGVPVVLDPVLVCKETHDIAVSELCQELIRFFPHVSVITPNLPEAELLADQEIKTLEDMKTAAQKLHDLGAPAVIIKGGNRLSQDKAVDVFYDGQNFTVLENPVIQGQNAGAGCTFASSIASHLVKGDELLPAVESSKAFVYRAIAQADQYGVRQYEANQNN; this is encoded by the coding sequence ATGAAGAATAATCGTATTTTAGCACTTTCTGGAAATGACATTTTTAGTGGTGGTGGCCTGTCAGCTGATCTGGCTACCTATACCTTGAACGGCTTGCATGGTTTTGTAGCAGTGACTTGCTTGACAGCCTTGACAGAAAAAGGATTTGAAGTCTTTCCAACTGACGATATCATTTTTCAACATGAATTAGATAGCTTGCGTGATGTGGAGTTTGGGGGGATTAAGATTGGTCTTCTACCAACTGTCAGTGTGGCTGAGAAGGCTTTGGACTTTATCAAGCAACGCCCAGGAGTTCCTGTGGTATTGGACCCTGTCTTGGTCTGCAAGGAAACGCACGATATAGCTGTCAGTGAACTCTGCCAAGAGCTGATTCGCTTTTTCCCTCATGTCAGTGTGATTACGCCTAATCTTCCTGAAGCAGAATTACTAGCAGATCAAGAGATTAAAACCCTTGAAGATATGAAAACTGCAGCTCAGAAATTACATGACTTAGGAGCGCCAGCAGTCATTATCAAGGGAGGCAATCGCCTTAGTCAGGACAAGGCTGTAGATGTCTTTTATGATGGACAAAACTTTACAGTCCTAGAAAATCCTGTCATCCAAGGGCAAAATGCTGGTGCAGGTTGTACCTTTGCCTCCAGCATTGCAAGTCACCTAGTCAAAGGTGATGAACTTTTACCAGCAGTAGAAAGCTCTAAGGCTTTCGTTTATCGTGCCATTGCACAAGCAGATCAGTATGGAGTAAGACAATATGAAGCAAACCAAAACAACTAA
- a CDS encoding ECF transporter S component, with protein MKQTKTTKIALVSLLTALSVVLGYFLKIPTPTGILTLLDAGVFFTAFYFGSREGTVVGGLAGFLIDLLSGYPQWMFFSLVNHGLQGFFAGFKGKTQWLGLILATIAMVGGYALGSTLMNGWAAALPEILPNFMQNMVGMIVGFILSQSIKKIK; from the coding sequence ATGAAGCAAACCAAAACAACTAAAATTGCCCTTGTATCCCTATTAACCGCCCTCTCTGTGGTTCTAGGTTATTTCTTAAAAATTCCAACACCGACAGGCATTCTAACTCTTTTAGATGCGGGTGTCTTCTTTACGGCCTTCTACTTTGGTAGCCGTGAAGGGACTGTAGTAGGAGGACTAGCAGGTTTCTTGATTGATCTCTTATCAGGCTACCCTCAGTGGATGTTCTTTAGCTTGGTCAACCATGGCTTGCAGGGATTTTTCGCAGGATTTAAAGGAAAAACTCAGTGGTTAGGCCTTATCTTAGCAACGATTGCCATGGTAGGGGGTTACGCCTTGGGTTCTACATTGATGAATGGCTGGGCTGCAGCCCTACCAGAAATTCTACCAAATTTCATGCAAAATATGGTAGGGATGATTGTAGGATTTATTCTTAGTCAAAGTATCAAGAAGATTAAGTAA
- a CDS encoding M24 family metallopeptidase, with protein sequence MSKLQQIVAYLESEKLDVAVVSDPVTINYLTGFYSDPHERQMFLFVLADQEPLLFVPALEVERASSTVSFPVVGYVDSENPWQKMKHALPQLDFKRVAVEFDNLILTKYHGLKTVFETAEFENLTPRIQRMRLIKSADEVQKMMVAGLYADRAVNVGFENISLDKTETDIIAQIDFAMKREGYEMSFDTMVLTGDNAANPHGIPAANKVENDALLLFDLGVLVNGYASDMTRTVAVGKPDQFKKDIYNLTLEAQQAALDFIKPGVTAHEVDRAAREVIEKAGYGEYFNHRLGHGIGMDVHEFPSIMEGNDMVIEEGMCFSVEPGIYIPGKVGVRIEDCGVVTKDGFNLFTSTSKDLLYFD encoded by the coding sequence ATGTCTAAATTACAACAAATCGTAGCATATCTTGAATCAGAAAAACTAGACGTCGCTGTCGTATCTGACCCCGTCACAATCAATTACCTCACTGGCTTTTACAGTGATCCCCATGAACGCCAAATGTTCCTTTTTGTCCTAGCAGATCAGGAACCCCTCCTCTTTGTCCCAGCCCTTGAGGTTGAGCGTGCAAGTAGCACTGTTTCCTTCCCAGTTGTGGGCTATGTGGATTCTGAAAATCCATGGCAAAAAATGAAACATGCTCTTCCACAACTTGACTTCAAACGTGTTGCAGTCGAGTTTGACAATCTCATCTTGACCAAATATCATGGTTTAAAAACCGTTTTTGAAACTGCTGAGTTTGAAAACCTCACTCCTCGTATCCAACGTATGCGCCTCATCAAATCAGCTGACGAAGTGCAAAAAATGATGGTTGCAGGTCTCTATGCGGACAGGGCTGTTAATGTTGGTTTTGAAAATATTTCTCTTGATAAGACTGAGACAGATATCATCGCTCAAATCGACTTTGCCATGAAACGTGAAGGCTATGAAATGAGTTTTGATACCATGGTCTTGACTGGTGATAATGCTGCAAATCCACACGGTATTCCAGCAGCTAACAAGGTTGAAAATGATGCTCTTCTCCTCTTTGACCTTGGTGTTCTGGTCAACGGTTACGCATCAGACATGACTCGTACAGTAGCAGTCGGCAAACCTGACCAATTCAAGAAAGACATTTACAACTTGACCCTTGAAGCCCAACAAGCTGCTCTTGACTTTATCAAGCCGGGTGTGACTGCTCATGAAGTGGACCGCGCTGCTCGTGAAGTCATTGAAAAAGCTGGTTACGGCGAGTACTTCAACCACCGTCTTGGTCACGGTATCGGTATGGATGTCCACGAATTCCCATCTATCATGGAAGGAAACGACATGGTCATCGAAGAAGGCATGTGCTTCTCTGTTGAACCAGGTATCTATATCCCTGGTAAAGTCGGTGTCCGTATTGAAGACTGCGGTGTTGTTACCAAGGATGGCTTCAACCTCTTTACAAGCACCAGCAAAGACTTGCTTTATTTTGATTAA
- the gatD gene encoding lipid II isoglutaminyl synthase subunit GatD, with protein sequence MVYTSLSSKAGNYPYQLNIAHLYGNLMNTYGDNGNILMLKYVAEKLGAHVTVDIVSLHDNFDENHYDIAFFGGGQDFEQSIIADDLPAKKESIDNYIQNDGVVLAICGGFQLLGQYYVEASGKRIEGLGVMGHYTLNQTNNRFIGDIKIHNEDFDETYYGFENHQGRTFLSDDQKPLGQVVYGNGNNEEKVGEGVHYKNVFGSYFHGPILSRNANLAYRLVTTALKKKYGQDIQLPAYEDILSQEIAEEYSDVKSKADFS encoded by the coding sequence ATGGTTTATACTTCACTTTCCTCAAAAGCTGGCAATTACCCCTATCAGCTCAACATTGCCCACCTCTATGGAAATCTCATGAATACCTATGGGGACAATGGAAACATCCTCATGCTTAAGTATGTGGCTGAAAAACTGGGAGCCCATGTGACGGTTGACATCGTTTCTCTCCATGATAACTTTGATGAAAATCACTACGACATTGCCTTTTTCGGTGGCGGTCAAGACTTTGAACAAAGTATTATTGCGGACGACCTACCTGCTAAAAAAGAGAGCATTGACAACTACATCCAAAATGACGGTGTGGTTCTGGCTATCTGCGGTGGTTTCCAACTATTGGGGCAATATTATGTTGAAGCTTCAGGCAAACGCATCGAAGGGCTAGGGGTCATGGGCCACTATACCCTCAACCAGACCAATAACCGTTTTATCGGGGACATCAAGATTCATAATGAAGATTTCGATGAAACCTACTACGGATTTGAGAATCATCAGGGCCGCACCTTCCTCTCAGATGATCAAAAACCACTGGGACAGGTTGTCTATGGAAATGGAAACAACGAGGAAAAAGTCGGTGAAGGGGTTCATTATAAGAATGTCTTTGGTTCCTACTTCCACGGGCCTATCCTATCTCGTAATGCCAATCTAGCTTATCGCCTAGTCACTACTGCCCTCAAGAAGAAATATGGTCAGGACATCCAACTCCCTGCCTATGAGGACATTCTCAGCCAAGAAATCGCTGAGGAATACAGCGACGTCAAAAGCAAGGCTGACTTTTCTTAA
- the murT gene encoding lipid II isoglutaminyl synthase subunit MurT, translated as MKLKTTLGLLAGRSSHFVLSHLGRGSTLPGKLALQFDKDILQNLAKNYEIVVVTGTNGKTLTTALTVGILKEVYGQVLTNPSGANMITGIATTFLTAKSSKTGKNIAVLEIDEASLSRICDYIQPSLFVITNIFRDQMDRYGEIYTTYKMILDAIRKVPTATVLLNGDSPLFYKPAIPNPVQYFGFDLEKGPAQLAHYNTEGILCPDCQGILKYEHNTYANLGAYICEGCGCKRPDLDYRLTELVELTNNRSRFVIDGQEYGIQIGGLYNIYNALAAVAIARFLGADSQLIKQGFDKSRAVFGRQETFHIGDKECTLVLIKNPVGATQAIEMIKLAPYPFSLSVLLNANYADGIDTSWIWDADFEQITDMDIPEINAGGVRHSEIARRLRVTGYPAEKITETSSLEQVLKTIENQDCKHAYILATYTAMLEFRELLASRQIVRKEMN; from the coding sequence ATGAAATTAAAAACTACTTTGGGCCTTCTTGCTGGGCGTTCTTCCCACTTCGTTTTGAGCCATCTTGGCCGTGGAAGTACGCTCCCAGGAAAACTTGCCCTTCAATTTGATAAAGATATTTTACAAAACCTAGCTAAGAACTACGAGATTGTCGTGGTCACTGGAACCAACGGAAAAACCCTGACAACTGCCCTCACTGTCGGCATTTTAAAAGAGGTTTATGGTCAAGTTCTGACCAACCCAAGCGGTGCCAACATGATCACAGGGATTGCAACGACCTTCTTAACAGCCAAATCTTCTAAAACTGGGAAAAATATTGCCGTTCTAGAAATCGATGAAGCCAGTCTATCTCGTATCTGTGACTATATCCAGCCAAGCTTATTTGTTATCACCAATATCTTCCGTGACCAGATGGACCGCTATGGTGAGATTTACACAACTTACAAGATGATTTTGGATGCTATTCGTAAGGTGCCTACGGCTACTGTTCTCCTTAATGGAGACAGTCCACTTTTCTACAAGCCAGCTATTCCAAATCCTGTACAGTATTTTGGTTTTGACTTGGAGAAAGGCCCAGCCCAGCTGGCTCACTATAATACAGAAGGGATTCTCTGTCCTGACTGCCAAGGCATCCTCAAATATGAGCACAATACCTATGCAAACTTGGGTGCCTATATCTGTGAAGGCTGCGGATGTAAACGTCCTGATCTCGACTATCGCTTGACAGAACTAGTTGAGTTGACCAACAATCGCTCTCGCTTTGTTATTGACGGACAAGAATATGGTATCCAAATCGGTGGTCTCTACAATATCTACAACGCCCTAGCTGCGGTTGCTATCGCCCGTTTCCTCGGCGCAGATTCGCAACTCATCAAGCAGGGATTTGATAAGAGCCGTGCTGTCTTTGGACGTCAAGAAACCTTCCATATCGGTGACAAGGAATGTACCCTCGTCTTGATTAAAAATCCAGTCGGTGCAACCCAAGCTATCGAAATGATTAAACTAGCTCCTTATCCATTTAGCCTATCAGTCCTTCTTAACGCTAACTATGCAGATGGAATTGATACCAGTTGGATCTGGGATGCTGATTTTGAACAAATCACTGACATGGACATCCCTGAAATCAACGCTGGCGGTGTGCGTCATTCTGAAATTGCACGTCGTCTACGAGTAACAGGCTATCCAGCTGAGAAAATCACTGAAACAAGTAGTCTGGAACAAGTTCTTAAAACCATTGAAAACCAAGATTGTAAGCATGCTTATATTCTGGCTACCTATACTGCTATGCTGGAATTCCGCGAACTGCTGGCTAGTCGTCAGATTGTTAGAAAGGAGATGAACTAA
- a CDS encoding FAD-containing oxidoreductase, which translates to MLTYDLIVIGFGKAGKTLAGKLASAGKKVALIERSKAMYGGTCINIGCIPTKTLLVAAEKDLSFEEVIATKNTITGRLNGKNYATVAGTGVDIFDAEAHFLSNKVIEIQAGDEKKELTAETIVINTGAVSNVLPIPGLATSKNVFDSTGIQNLDKLPENLGVLGGGNIGLEFAGLYNKLGSKVTVLDALDTFLPRAEPSIAALAKQYMEEDGIELLQNIRTTEIKNDGDQVLVVTENETYRFDALLYATGRKPNVEPLQLENTDIELTERGAIKVDKHCQTNVPGVFAVGDVNGGLQFTYISLDDFRVVYSYLAGDGSYTLEDRLNVPNTMFITPALSQVGLTESQAADLKLPYAVKEIPVAAMPRGHVNGDLRGAFKAVVNTETKEILGASIFSEGSQEIINIITVAMDNKIPYTYFTKQIFTHPTLAENLNDLFAI; encoded by the coding sequence ATGTTAACTTATGATTTAATCGTTATCGGATTTGGTAAAGCTGGTAAAACACTAGCTGGTAAATTGGCTTCAGCTGGCAAAAAAGTTGCCCTCATTGAACGTAGCAAAGCCATGTACGGTGGAACTTGTATCAACATTGGTTGTATCCCAACTAAGACTTTGCTAGTTGCTGCTGAAAAAGACTTGTCTTTTGAAGAAGTCATTGCTACCAAAAACACTATCACTGGTCGCCTCAACGGTAAAAACTATGCGACTGTTGCTGGTACTGGCGTCGATATCTTTGATGCGGAAGCTCACTTCCTTTCAAATAAAGTCATCGAAATCCAAGCTGGTGATGAAAAGAAAGAACTGACTGCTGAAACAATCGTCATCAATACTGGTGCTGTTTCAAACGTCTTGCCAATCCCAGGACTTGCTACAAGTAAGAACGTTTTTGACTCAACAGGTATCCAAAACTTGGACAAATTGCCTGAAAACCTTGGAGTCCTTGGTGGTGGAAATATCGGTCTTGAATTTGCCGGCCTTTACAATAAACTTGGAAGCAAGGTTACAGTTCTAGATGCCTTGGATACTTTCCTACCTCGTGCAGAACCTTCCATTGCAGCTCTTGCTAAGCAATACATGGAAGAAGACGGTATTGAATTGCTTCAAAACATCCGTACTACTGAAATCAAAAACGACGGTGACCAAGTGCTTGTCGTAACTGAAAATGAAACTTACCGTTTCGACGCCCTTCTCTACGCAACTGGACGCAAACCAAATGTAGAACCACTTCAACTTGAAAATACAGATATTGAACTAACTGAACGTGGTGCTATTAAAGTAGACAAACACTGTCAAACAAACGTTCCTGGTGTCTTTGCAGTTGGAGATGTCAATGGTGGCCTTCAATTTACTTACATTTCACTTGATGACTTCCGTGTTGTCTACAGCTACCTTGCTGGAGATGGCAGCTACACTCTTGAAGACCGTCTCAATGTTCCAAACACCATGTTTATCACACCTGCCCTTTCACAAGTTGGTTTGACTGAAAGCCAAGCAGCTGATTTGAAACTTCCATACGCCGTTAAGGAAATTCCTGTTGCAGCAATGCCTCGTGGTCACGTAAACGGAGACCTTCGCGGAGCTTTCAAAGCTGTTGTTAATACTGAAACAAAAGAAATTCTTGGAGCAAGCATCTTCTCAGAAGGTTCTCAAGAAATCATCAACATCATCACTGTTGCTATGGACAACAAGATTCCTTACACTTACTTCACAAAACAAATCTTCACTCACCCAACCTTGGCTGAGAACTTGAATGACTTGTTTGCGATTTAA
- a CDS encoding DEAD/DEAH box helicase has protein sequence MKFNELNLSADLLAEIEKAGFVEASPIQEQTIPLALEGKDVIGQAQTGTGKTAAFGLPTLEKIRTEEATIQALVIAPTRELAVQSQEELFRFGRSKGVKVRSVYGGSSIEKQIKALKSGAHIVVGTPGRLLDLIKRKALKLQDIETLILDEADEMLNMGFLEDIEAIISRVPESRQTLLFSATMPDAIKRIGVQFMKEPEHVKIAAKELTTELVDQYYIRVKEQEKFDTMTRLMDVEQPELAIVFGRTKRRVDELTRGLKIRGFRAEGIHGDLDQNKRLRVLRDFKNGNLDVLVATDVAARGLDISGVTHVYNYDIPQDPESYVHRIGRTGRAGKSGQSITFVSPNEMGYLQIIENLTKKRMKGLKPASAEEAFQAKKHVALKKIERDFADETIRANFEKFGKDARKLAAEFTPEELAMYILSLTVQDPDSLPEVEIAREKPLPFKPSGNGFGGKGKGGRRGDDRRDNRRGDNRRGGRRDDFKKGSRGNDRFDKEKRYRKDNKKPRNTSSEKQTGFVIRNKGDK, from the coding sequence GTGAAATTTAATGAATTAAACTTGTCTGCTGATTTGCTAGCAGAGATTGAAAAAGCTGGTTTTGTAGAAGCCAGTCCGATCCAAGAGCAAACTATTCCCTTGGCCCTTGAAGGCAAGGACGTTATCGGTCAAGCTCAGACTGGTACAGGAAAAACTGCAGCCTTTGGCTTGCCAACCCTTGAAAAAATCCGTACAGAAGAAGCGACCATTCAAGCTTTGGTTATCGCTCCAACACGTGAACTTGCTGTCCAAAGTCAAGAAGAACTCTTCCGTTTTGGTCGTAGCAAGGGAGTCAAAGTCCGTTCAGTATATGGCGGATCAAGCATTGAAAAACAAATTAAGGCTCTAAAATCTGGTGCCCATATCGTGGTGGGAACACCTGGTCGTCTCTTGGACTTGATTAAACGCAAGGCCTTGAAATTACAAGACATTGAAACCCTTATCCTTGACGAAGCGGATGAAATGCTCAACATGGGCTTCCTTGAAGACATTGAAGCGATCATCTCCCGTGTCCCTGAAAGCCGTCAAACCTTACTTTTCTCAGCAACAATGCCGGATGCTATCAAACGTATTGGTGTTCAGTTTATGAAAGAGCCTGAGCATGTCAAGATTGCGGCTAAGGAATTGACAACAGAATTGGTTGACCAGTACTATATCCGTGTTAAGGAACAAGAAAAATTTGATACTATGACCCGTCTTATGGATGTGGAACAGCCAGAACTTGCTATCGTATTTGGTCGTACAAAACGTCGTGTGGATGAATTGACTCGTGGACTGAAAATCCGTGGCTTCCGTGCAGAAGGAATTCATGGAGACCTAGACCAAAACAAACGTCTTCGTGTCCTTCGTGACTTTAAAAATGGCAATCTTGATGTTTTGGTTGCGACAGACGTTGCGGCGCGTGGCTTGGATATTTCAGGTGTGACCCATGTCTATAACTACGATATTCCACAAGATCCTGAAAGTTATGTTCACCGTATCGGTCGTACAGGTCGTGCTGGCAAGTCAGGTCAGTCTATTACTTTCGTATCACCAAATGAAATGGGCTACCTCCAAATCATTGAAAACTTAACCAAAAAACGCATGAAAGGTCTTAAACCTGCAAGTGCAGAAGAAGCCTTCCAAGCAAAAAAACACGTAGCTCTTAAGAAAATCGAGCGTGATTTTGCAGATGAGACTATCCGTGCCAACTTTGAGAAATTTGGTAAGGATGCTCGTAAGCTGGCTGCCGAATTTACTCCAGAAGAATTGGCAATGTATATCTTGAGTCTGACTGTTCAAGACCCAGATAGTCTTCCTGAAGTGGAGATTGCACGTGAAAAACCACTGCCATTTAAACCATCAGGTAATGGCTTCGGTGGTAAAGGTAAGGGAGGTCGTCGTGGAGATGACCGTCGTGATAATCGCCGTGGAGACAACCGTCGTGGTGGTCGTCGTGATGATTTCAAAAAAGGAAGTCGTGGCAATGATCGTTTTGATAAGGAAAAACGTTACCGTAAGGATAATAAAAAACCACGCAATACTTCAAGTGAAAAGCAAACAGGCTTTGTGATTCGTAACAAGGGCGATAAATAA